A region from the Tahibacter amnicola genome encodes:
- a CDS encoding carboxymuconolactone decarboxylase family protein has protein sequence MSVADLKAAIPDYAKDLRLNLDSVLSEGGAPGLSRKQIALVALASAIASRHEPLVAALAEEAAAHATEAEANGARTAAAIMAMNNVYYRFTHLVSDPEYGTLRAGLRMNAMANPGCDKVDFELCSMAVSAINGCGMCMDSHEKTLRKHELTAQAVQSAVRIAAVVHAVAVTLEQK, from the coding sequence ATGAGTGTTGCTGACCTCAAAGCCGCCATTCCCGACTACGCCAAGGACCTCCGCCTGAATCTGGATTCGGTCCTGAGCGAAGGTGGCGCGCCCGGCCTTTCGCGCAAGCAGATCGCGCTGGTCGCGCTGGCTTCCGCGATCGCCTCGCGCCACGAACCGCTGGTGGCTGCCCTGGCCGAGGAGGCTGCCGCGCATGCTACGGAAGCCGAAGCGAATGGCGCGCGCACGGCGGCGGCCATCATGGCCATGAACAATGTGTACTACCGGTTCACGCATCTGGTGAGCGACCCGGAGTACGGCACCCTGCGTGCCGGCCTGCGCATGAATGCGATGGCCAATCCCGGCTGCGACAAAGTGGATTTTGAGCTGTGCTCGATGGCGGTATCGGCCATCAACGGCTGCGGCATGTGCATGGACTCGCACGAGAAGACTCTGCGCAAGCACGAGCTGACTGCCCAGGCCGTGCAGAGTGCGGTGCGCATCGCGGCAGTGGTCCATGCGGTTGCGGTCACGCTCGAACAGAAGTAG